CGCAGCGAACAGGCGGCGCGCAGCCCGATTGACCGCGCGCAGCACGCCGTCCTCGAGCACGACGAGCGGCGCGGGCGACAGATCGAGATAGGCAACGAGGCGGCGGCGTTCGTCCTCGCCGGCGGGAACGGGTGGTGGCGGGGGCGGCGGCAGTGGCGGCCGGAGCGCGAACACCGCGGCGCCCCCCGTCCAGGCGGCGACCAGTAAGGCGAGCACAGTGGTGGCGTACAGCCCCGCCGCCGCGCTCCACGCCGCTGCCGCACCGGCCGCGGTCGCGACGAGCATGCGCACGCCGGTGGCGACGCGATCAGAGGCCATAGCGCGCCATGCGGCGATAGAGCGCGGCGCGCGTCAGCCCGAGTTCGGCGGCGGCGCGACTGACATTGAAGGCGTGACGCTTGAGCGCGGCGGCAACCAGCGTCTCCTCGCTGCGCGCGAGATTGAGGTCGCTGGCGAGCGCACGCGGCGAAAGGTCGTCGGGCGGCAGTGCCAGGGCGAGATCGGCGACGTCATGTGCCTCGCCCGTGCCGAGCAGCACCGCACGCTCCGCGGCGCGGCGCACTCCGCGCACATTGTCGGGCCAGGCATCGGCGGCGATCGCGCGCGCCGCCTCCGGCGTCAGCGCACGGGCGGACTTGCCGTGACGGCCCGCGAAGACGGCGAGGAAATGGCGTGCGATCAGAAGCGCATCGTCGCCGCGCGCGGCGAGCGGGGGCAGGTCGATCTCGATCGTCGCGATCCGGTCGAGCAGATCCTCGTGCAGCGCAGCGATCAGCGTCGGGCGGTCGCACCGGCTGGTCGCGATCACGCGTATGCCCGCGAGGCCGCGTGCGAGCACGGGCTGCAGGCCGGGTGCGAGCCGGTCGACCTGGTCGATCACCAGGCTGGCGCCCGCCGCCTCCGCCAGCGCGGCGTCGAGCATCGCCGCATCCGCCGCCCCGGCGTCCAGCGTCACCAGCGGCGCGTCGGCGCGCGGCGAAGCGCGGTGGATCGCGGACGCGGCCAGCGTCTTGCCGGTGCCGGCCGCCCCGCGCAGCAGCACGGGCGCATCGGTCGGCGCGATCCGCGCGATCAGGTCGCGGACCGCGGCGATGGCGGCGCTGTCGCCGAGCAACGCGGGGGCGGCATCGGCGGGCGGCAACGGCGCGGCGTCGCGTTTCGCCTGCGCCAGCGCGATGCCGCGTTCGACGGTGGCGAGCAGGCGCGCGTTGCTCCATGGCTTGATGACGAAATCGGCCGCGCCGCCGCGCATCGCCTGTACCGCGACCTGGATGCCGCTGTGGCCGGTGACGACGATGACCACAGCATGCCGGTCCGCCGCGATCAGCCGGTCGAGCAGCGCGAAGCCTTCTTCGCCGCTGGTCCGCCCGCGCGCGAAATTGAGGTCGAGCAGGATGACGTCGGCGGGCCGTTGCGCCAGCGCGACCCAGGCGGCGTCGGGATCGGCGGCAGTGGCGACGCGCATGCCGTGCCGCTCCAGCAGCAGTTGCGCCGCGCGGGCGATGTCGGCGTCGTCGTCGACGACGAGGATGCGGGGTGATTCGGTTGACATCGCGGCATCCCTGTTCGGAAACGGACACTTGCTACAGCCGGCGGCGGAAGGCTGGCTAGGGGTGTCGTAAAATCGCATCGGATCAGTGCTTTAGGCCCACGGACGCTGTCCGGCCTACACTGTCCGCCATGTTGGACACGCCTTCTTCGACCCCGATCAGCGGCGCGAGCATGGATCGCCGTATCGAACGCCCGGGCGCTCGGCGCCGCAAGCGGATCGTGCGGATCGCGATCGGCGTCGCGATCGCCTGCGCCGCCGTCGCCTTGTGGTGGCTGATGCCGGGGGGCAACAGCCTGGCGGTCGATGCGCAGGGCATCCGCACCGGTGCCGTCGTGCGCGAGGCGTTCCGCGATTTCGTGCCGCTGCGTGCCGAAGTCGCGCCCTTGCGCACCGTCTACGTCGCCGCGGTGCAGGGCGGATCGGTGGCCCAGGTGATCGCCGCGGACGGTACGATGGTCGCCGCGGGTGCGCCACTCGCGCGGCTGTCCAACCCCGGGCTCGAGCTGGACGTCGCCAGCCGCTCGGCGGGCATCGTCGGCCAGCTCAGCGCGAACAGCGGCGCGGCGCTCTCCGTGCAGCGCACCCGCCAGGACAGCGCCCGCGACATCGCCGATGCGCGCAACGCGCTGTCGAAGGCGCAAACCGCGCTGCGCCAGAAACAGGTGCTGTACGACAAGGGATTCGTCACCGCCGCCGCGATCGACCCCTTGCGCGAAGAGGTCGTCTATCAGACGAACCGCGTCGCCGCGCTGACCGCGGGACAGGCGCAGGCGAACGGCACGCTCGCCGACCAGTCCGCCGGCATCACCGCGACCGCGCGCGAATTGCGCGAAAGCCTGGCGATGGTGCGCGCGAGCCTCGCGGCGCTGACCGTACGCGCGCCAGTCGCGGGGCGGCTGACCGCCTTCACCATCCAGCCCGGCCAGATCCTGAAGGCCGGCGACCCCGTCGGCCAGATCGATTCGGAAGGCCAGTGGAAGCTCGTCGCCGACGTCGACCAATTCTACCTCGGCCGGGTGCGGACGGGCCTTGCCGCGCGCGCCGACCTCGACGGCACGAGCTATCCGCTCCACGTCATCCGCATCCTGCCGCAGGTGACCGAAGGGCGCTTCCGCGTCGAATTCGGGTTCGACGGCCGCGTGCCGGCGGGACTCAACCGGGGCCAGACGCTGGACGTGCGCCTGATCCTCGGCGCGGACCGCCCCGCGATCGTCGCGCCGGCGGGCGGCTGGCTGGATGCGGGCGGCGCCACCGCCTTCGTCATGGACGGCAGCGGCCGCGCCGTGCGCCGCCCGATCCAGACCGGTCGCCGCAACCCCGACCAGGTCGAGGTGACCGGCGGGCTCAATCCCGGCGAGCGCATCGTGACGACGCCGCTCGCCACCTACGCCCAATACCAGACCCTCCTCATCCGATAGGACTTGCCATGATCCAGCTTCAGGACGTCAGCCGCACCTATGCCTCCGACGAGGTCGAGACGACCGCCTTGGGCGGCATCGACCTCCACGTCGAAAAGGGCGAATTCGTCGCCATCATGGGGCCGTCGGGCTGCGGCAAGTCGACTTTGCTCAACATCCTGGGCACGATCGACCGGCCGAGCGGCGGCAAATATCTGTTCGAGGGCGAGGACATCGCCGCGGCGCCCGAGGCGGCGCTGGCGAAGCTGCGCCGCGACCGGCTGGGCTTCGTGTTCCAGAGCTTCAACCTGATCGACGAGCTGACGATCGCGGAGAATGTCGCGCTCGGCCTCGCCTACCGCGCGATGCCCGCGCGCGAGAAGAAGGAGCGGATCGCCGCGGCGATGGACCGCGTCGGCATCGCGCATCGCCAGCGCCATCACCCGCACCAATTGTCGGGCGGTCAGCAACAGCGCGCCGCGATCGCGCGCGCGATCGTCGGCGAACCGCGCCTGATCCTGGCGGACGAACCGACCGGCAACCTAGACACCGCGAACGGCGCGCAGGTCATGGAGATTCTGCAACAGCTCAACGCGGAGGGCGCGACGATCGTCATGGTCACGCACAGCCCCGCGCATGCCGACATCGCCAAGCGCACCGTCCACATGCTCGACGGCCGCATCCTCGCCTCCGCGCGGTTGGCGGCGTGATGCTGCGCCGCGCTCCTCGTGCGCGCGGCAACGGTCTCGTCGTCGTGCTGCTGATCCTCGTCCTGCTGCTGGTCCTGCGCGTCGCCGCGCAGACCCGCCCTGCTGCCTGAAGGGTATTTCCCGATGTCCGCCCCCGCATCCGCGCTGATCAGTTTCTACCGCGCGCTGACCCGCCATCGCCTGTTCGCGCTGCTCAATATCGGCGGGCTGGCGCTCGGTATCGCGGTGTTCCTGGTGCTGTTCCTCTACGTGCGGTTCGAGACGGGTTACGACCGCTCGATACCGGGCGCGGACAAGCTGTACATCGTCCAGGAACGCTATTTCACGCCGGGTTATCCGAAAGAGGCGAGCCCGTACACGATGGGTGCGTTCCTGGATCACCTGCGCGGCGACTATCCGGACGTCACCGGCACGCGCTTCTGGCCGATGAACGCGATCGTCCACCAGGGCAGCACCGTCACCGACGAGCAATTGTCCGCGGTCGATCCCAATTTCTTCGCGCTGCTGACCTTTCCCACCGCCAATGGCGATCCCGCGAAGGCGCTCGCCGGGCCCGATTCGGCGGTCATCACGCAGCAGGTCGCCCGGAAATATTTCGGGACGCAGCCGGCGATCGGCAGGTCGCTGACCATTACCATCGACGGCAAGACCTTCACCTATCGCGTCGCGGCGGTGATCGCCGATATGCCGACGGACTTCAGCTTTCCCAGCGACATTTTCGTGCCGATCGTGCGCGCCCGTTTCGCCAACGAATGGTTCGATCATTGGGGCAGCACGTCGCTGACCACCTTCCTCCGCTTTCCCGACCGGGTCGCCGCAACTGCATTCGAGGCCGAACTGAGCCGTTTCGCGGAGCGGCACGTCTTCCCGGACGGCAATATCAAGAAGGGGCAGTGGCAGCAGTCGCTGCGACCGCTGGTCGACAATCATCTGTACGATCCCGCCGATCGCAGCGCGGTGACGACGCTCGGCATCGTCGGTGCGCTGACCCTGCTCATCGCGATCGTCAATTACGTCAACCTGGCGACCGCCCGTTCGGGACTGCGGGCAAGGGAAGTGGCGGTCCGCAAGGTCCTCGGTGGCACGCGGGCAGCGCTGCTGCGCCAGTTCATGCTGGAGGCGATGGCGACCGTGGCGCTTGCCGCGCTGATCGGTCTGGCGATCGCCGAACTCGCCTTGCCGCTGGTCAATGCGGCGGGCGGCATGGCGCTGTCGATCCGCTATCTCGGGGCGGGGTCGATCCTGCCCCCGCTGATCGTCATGGTGTTCGTCGTCGGTGCCGTCGCGGGCCTCTATCCCGCATTGGTGCTGACGCGCTTTCGACCCGCGGCGGTGCTCGCCTCGGCGCGGGCGCCGGGTGGCGGCCGGGCGGGCGCGCGGCTGCGCGCCGCGCTGGTCGTCGGCCAGTTCGCGATCGCCATCGCTTTCGGCATCAGTACCGTGACGATGCTGGCGCAGGCGGCGCACGTCCGCGCCGCCGATCTCGGCTTCAAGCGGGAAAGCCTGTTCATCCTGACCAAATTCGCGTGGGTCGAGGAAAACCAGCAGGCGAGCGTGCTGCGCGCCTTCGCCGCCTTGCCGGGCGTCTCCGCGGTCACCTCGGCGCAGAACGCGCCGGGCGATCAGATGATGACCAACACGTCGAACATCTATCGCGCGGGGCTCGACGAAAGTCGTGGTCATTCGACGATGGACGTCACGGTCGGCACCAACTACTTCCCGACCGTCGGCGCCCGCCTGATCGCGGGGCGCCTGTTC
This portion of the Sphingomonas sp. FARSPH genome encodes:
- a CDS encoding sigma-54-dependent transcriptional regulator gives rise to the protein MSTESPRILVVDDDADIARAAQLLLERHGMRVATAADPDAAWVALAQRPADVILLDLNFARGRTSGEEGFALLDRLIAADRHAVVIVVTGHSGIQVAVQAMRGGAADFVIKPWSNARLLATVERGIALAQAKRDAAPLPPADAAPALLGDSAAIAAVRDLIARIAPTDAPVLLRGAAGTGKTLAASAIHRASPRADAPLVTLDAGAADAAMLDAALAEAAGASLVIDQVDRLAPGLQPVLARGLAGIRVIATSRCDRPTLIAALHEDLLDRIATIEIDLPPLAARGDDALLIARHFLAVFAGRHGKSARALTPEAARAIAADAWPDNVRGVRRAAERAVLLGTGEAHDVADLALALPPDDLSPRALASDLNLARSEETLVAAALKRHAFNVSRAAAELGLTRAALYRRMARYGL
- a CDS encoding efflux RND transporter periplasmic adaptor subunit, which codes for MDRRIERPGARRRKRIVRIAIGVAIACAAVALWWLMPGGNSLAVDAQGIRTGAVVREAFRDFVPLRAEVAPLRTVYVAAVQGGSVAQVIAADGTMVAAGAPLARLSNPGLELDVASRSAGIVGQLSANSGAALSVQRTRQDSARDIADARNALSKAQTALRQKQVLYDKGFVTAAAIDPLREEVVYQTNRVAALTAGQAQANGTLADQSAGITATARELRESLAMVRASLAALTVRAPVAGRLTAFTIQPGQILKAGDPVGQIDSEGQWKLVADVDQFYLGRVRTGLAARADLDGTSYPLHVIRILPQVTEGRFRVEFGFDGRVPAGLNRGQTLDVRLILGADRPAIVAPAGGWLDAGGATAFVMDGSGRAVRRPIQTGRRNPDQVEVTGGLNPGERIVTTPLATYAQYQTLLIR
- a CDS encoding ABC transporter ATP-binding protein, with protein sequence MIQLQDVSRTYASDEVETTALGGIDLHVEKGEFVAIMGPSGCGKSTLLNILGTIDRPSGGKYLFEGEDIAAAPEAALAKLRRDRLGFVFQSFNLIDELTIAENVALGLAYRAMPAREKKERIAAAMDRVGIAHRQRHHPHQLSGGQQQRAAIARAIVGEPRLILADEPTGNLDTANGAQVMEILQQLNAEGATIVMVTHSPAHADIAKRTVHMLDGRILASARLAA
- a CDS encoding ABC transporter permease — translated: MSAPASALISFYRALTRHRLFALLNIGGLALGIAVFLVLFLYVRFETGYDRSIPGADKLYIVQERYFTPGYPKEASPYTMGAFLDHLRGDYPDVTGTRFWPMNAIVHQGSTVTDEQLSAVDPNFFALLTFPTANGDPAKALAGPDSAVITQQVARKYFGTQPAIGRSLTITIDGKTFTYRVAAVIADMPTDFSFPSDIFVPIVRARFANEWFDHWGSTSLTTFLRFPDRVAATAFEAELSRFAERHVFPDGNIKKGQWQQSLRPLVDNHLYDPADRSAVTTLGIVGALTLLIAIVNYVNLATARSGLRAREVAVRKVLGGTRAALLRQFMLEAMATVALAALIGLAIAELALPLVNAAGGMALSIRYLGAGSILPPLIVMVFVVGAVAGLYPALVLTRFRPAAVLASARAPGGGRAGARLRAALVVGQFAIAIAFGISTVTMLAQAAHVRAADLGFKRESLFILTKFAWVEENQQASVLRAFAALPGVSAVTSAQNAPGDQMMTNTSNIYRAGLDESRGHSTMDVTVGTNYFPTVGARLIAGRLFDTAHPADDTALRQKGSKAPYNVIINRTAAADLGFANPAAAIGQSLDGNGTMTIVGVVDDLRFRGPREPVASVEYRYASQPFASPYGMVRYDGDPAAFRDAAEATWKRVVPTVPFAGRTVEENLYRRYYKTDAQRANLFTIGAVLAVLIGCIGLYGLAAFDTARRIKEIGIRKTLGASTADVLRLLIGQFMRPVVLANIIAWPIAFVAMRRWLGGFDDRIALSPMVFVGVALAAVAIATATIFAQAWRVARAEPARALRYE